One window of Kosakonia cowanii JCM 10956 = DSM 18146 genomic DNA carries:
- a CDS encoding virulence factor SrfB produces the protein MLAELTDFKKQVKLIRDSGIQFLDFAFSLPARKAYGEFLRQQGEGAVLRLIYNERDDKFQVPTPDGETPRNAEPEYALAIEDSLSLYAGIWLPLPFFRFNPPGGFSHGPTNWSRVQFHQLPEPDEKGNTWRATLIFDTKIFPDREHTQYLAPGEDDVRSGAGFALACLPHQMGDFLTLPWIEEWLNDIYTRQAHAVLRQHPEDTEEKLGLKEHQAHFLNLLEVLKKTIAIPEVQLNDVKIRDTAIPVDLVLDIGNSRSCGVLIEEHAADNKGLSQLYQLQLRDLSQPQFVYNEPFESRLEFAQAEFGKQDFSSKSGRSDAFTWPTIGRVGGEAFRMAAQRLGTEGSTGLSSPKRYLWDDQPYSPGWRFSQAFVKSDREPLATAAPLLYMLNDHGKLLIRLNEDERMPVFSPVYSRSSLMTMMLSEVLSQALMQINSPAQRLKMSHASHPRRLRNVILTVPPAMPKPERAIFEACMHDAIRLVWKSLEWEEMDYDGEESGNAKQPHPGVHVKWDEATCGQLVYLYNETQTNFGGRTDEFFAATRRPDNQQAEGEQRSLKIASIDIGGGTTDLVITRYTLDDGKGINVRITPKQLFREGFKVAGDDILLDVIRLYLQPAVKAAMMKVGHSDIAAESMMSQLFGSEAIEAGKQVLRQQLTLQIFSPLALAILHRYEEYKPESGREVLNYTFRELLTGTTPTAKVQDYVNDVVRTGQLASEALFSLLDVPLEVDLARLHNEFIDPRSGRMNICHSLRALCEVLWHYNCDVLLLTGRPSRLPGIQALIRQLQPVPPTRVLPLHGYETGGWYPFNKKGCIDDPKSTAVVGAMLCLLAEKSRLNNFYFRAANFTAYSTIRYLGMLDGNNVIKDSNVFYSDIDLDAADFQLPQGQPFEARGEVRIGFRQLDNERWPASSLYTLKINNPNLASELAGDAVMRIELMAEQGRARNGEEAVSPERFRIESLEMENARRNYSRKDVTFQLNTMVGNGMGESQYWLDSGSIKS, from the coding sequence ATGCTGGCTGAGCTCACTGATTTTAAAAAACAGGTCAAACTTATCCGTGACAGCGGGATTCAGTTCCTCGACTTCGCTTTCTCCCTGCCCGCGCGTAAAGCCTACGGCGAATTTCTGCGCCAGCAGGGCGAAGGTGCGGTGCTGCGCCTTATCTACAACGAGCGTGACGACAAGTTTCAGGTCCCGACGCCAGACGGCGAAACGCCGCGCAACGCCGAACCGGAGTATGCGCTGGCGATTGAAGATTCCCTGAGCCTTTATGCGGGGATCTGGTTGCCGCTGCCCTTCTTTCGCTTCAACCCGCCGGGCGGCTTTTCTCACGGGCCGACTAACTGGTCGCGCGTGCAGTTTCATCAACTGCCGGAGCCGGACGAGAAAGGCAACACCTGGCGTGCAACGCTGATTTTCGATACCAAAATCTTTCCCGACCGCGAACATACACAATACCTGGCACCCGGCGAAGATGATGTCCGTTCCGGGGCCGGTTTTGCGCTGGCCTGCTTGCCGCACCAGATGGGCGACTTCCTGACTCTTCCATGGATTGAGGAGTGGCTGAACGATATCTATACCAGGCAGGCACACGCTGTGCTGCGTCAGCACCCCGAAGACACCGAAGAGAAGCTGGGGCTGAAAGAGCATCAGGCGCACTTCCTTAACCTGCTCGAGGTGCTGAAAAAGACCATCGCCATTCCAGAAGTACAGCTCAATGACGTGAAAATTCGTGATACCGCGATCCCCGTCGACCTGGTGCTGGATATTGGCAACTCACGCAGCTGCGGCGTGCTGATTGAGGAGCATGCAGCAGATAACAAAGGCCTCTCCCAGCTTTATCAGCTGCAATTGCGCGATCTGAGCCAGCCGCAGTTTGTCTATAACGAGCCATTTGAGAGCCGACTGGAGTTCGCGCAGGCGGAGTTTGGCAAGCAGGACTTCTCATCGAAAAGCGGGCGCAGCGACGCCTTTACCTGGCCGACCATCGGCCGCGTCGGCGGTGAGGCTTTCCGCATGGCGGCGCAGCGTTTAGGTACCGAAGGCTCAACCGGCCTCTCCAGCCCGAAACGCTATCTGTGGGACGATCAGCCCTACTCGCCGGGCTGGCGTTTCAGCCAGGCGTTTGTCAAATCGGATCGTGAACCGCTGGCGACCGCCGCCCCGCTGCTCTATATGCTCAATGATCATGGCAAGCTGTTGATTCGCCTCAATGAAGATGAGCGGATGCCGGTCTTCTCGCCGGTTTACAGCCGCAGTTCATTGATGACCATGATGCTCTCAGAAGTGCTGAGCCAGGCGTTAATGCAGATCAACAGCCCGGCGCAGCGCCTGAAGATGAGCCACGCCAGCCATCCACGTCGTTTACGCAACGTGATCCTGACCGTGCCGCCGGCGATGCCGAAACCAGAGCGCGCCATCTTTGAAGCCTGCATGCATGACGCTATCCGCCTGGTGTGGAAATCGCTGGAGTGGGAAGAGATGGATTACGACGGCGAAGAGAGCGGCAATGCGAAGCAGCCGCACCCCGGCGTGCATGTGAAGTGGGATGAAGCGACCTGCGGACAGCTGGTCTATCTCTATAACGAAACGCAGACCAATTTTGGTGGCCGCACCGATGAGTTTTTTGCCGCCACCCGTCGCCCCGATAATCAGCAGGCGGAGGGGGAACAACGCAGCCTGAAGATCGCCTCCATCGACATTGGCGGTGGCACCACCGATCTGGTGATCACCCGCTATACGCTGGATGACGGTAAAGGCATTAACGTGCGCATTACACCGAAACAGCTCTTCCGCGAAGGCTTTAAAGTGGCGGGCGACGACATTCTGCTGGATGTCATCCGTCTCTATCTCCAGCCAGCCGTAAAAGCGGCGATGATGAAAGTCGGCCACAGCGATATCGCGGCAGAGTCGATGATGTCGCAGCTGTTCGGCAGTGAAGCGATCGAAGCGGGCAAGCAGGTGCTGCGCCAGCAGTTGACGCTGCAAATCTTCTCACCGCTGGCGCTGGCCATTCTTCATCGCTATGAAGAGTACAAGCCGGAGAGTGGCCGCGAAGTCCTCAACTATACCTTCCGCGAACTGCTCACCGGCACTACGCCTACCGCCAAAGTGCAGGATTACGTTAACGACGTGGTGCGCACCGGCCAGTTGGCGAGCGAAGCGCTCTTCTCACTGCTCGACGTGCCGTTAGAGGTCGATCTCGCCCGTCTGCATAATGAGTTTATCGATCCGCGCAGCGGCCGGATGAACATCTGCCATAGCCTGCGCGCCCTGTGTGAAGTGCTCTGGCACTACAACTGCGATGTGCTGCTGTTAACGGGCCGCCCTTCACGCCTGCCGGGCATCCAGGCACTGATTCGCCAGCTCCAGCCGGTGCCGCCGACGCGGGTTCTGCCGCTGCACGGGTATGAAACCGGCGGCTGGTATCCCTTCAACAAAAAAGGGTGCATTGACGATCCGAAATCCACCGCGGTGGTCGGCGCGATGCTCTGCCTGCTGGCGGAGAAGTCGCGTCTCAACAACTTCTATTTCCGCGCGGCAAACTTTACCGCCTACTCGACGATCCGCTACCTCGGCATGCTGGATGGCAACAACGTCATCAAAGACAGCAACGTCTTTTACAGCGATATCGACCTTGATGCCGCTGACTTCCAGCTGCCTCAGGGCCAGCCATTTGAGGCGCGCGGTGAAGTGCGTATCGGTTTCCGTCAGCTGGATAACGAGCGCTGGCCGGCCTCGTCGCTCTATACCCTGAAAATCAACAATCCTAACCTTGCCAGCGAACTCGCCGGCGATGCGGTGATGCGTATTGAGCTGATGGCGGAACAGGGCCGCGCGCGAAACGGCGAAGAGGCGGTCAGCCCGGAGCGTTTCCGTATTGAGTCGCTGGAGATGGAGAACGCCAGACGAAACTACAGCCGCAAGGACGTGACCTTCCAGTTAAACACGATGGTTGGCAATGGCATGGGCGAAAGCCAGTACTGGCTGGATAGCGGGAGCATTAAGAGCTAA
- a CDS encoding putative virulence factor — MNSINSKQIIQGWQGVERGAGEAIEWINAVRQNAPRLNTEADRLTINLRRSRNKARRLALAAAKPMTIGFFGLSQAGKSYLISALAAGENGKLETRLGGKQLDFLTHINPPGGGKEATGLVTRFSRRQVGGDERWPVTLQLFSEIEMGKILANAFIHDFNQEKFDWQYDEGRINDLLASLTKRRRPTRVAGISEDDVVSLWDYLSRHAEKSQSRLALHYWPQAITLAPWLTPEDRGQLFSVLWGEVAGLTEAYIRFAQTLHRLGGAQEVWAPLSTLVSEENGLLVQRDSIMNVDMLERLNTETDIRIEVCPVVQGQAAAPVTLSLAELTALTVELHIPLVASTREPLFETVDLLDFPGYRGRLGVESMDDTRRAVNNEESNPLAQLILRGKVAYLFERYTENQEMNVLVVCTASTKQSDVKEVGGVLDEWIRYTQGADAEARGRRLPGLIWALTMFDLRISQGLSQEEAILRQSWGLGGMIKMAMTERFGQYKWMQEWQRGQAFNNTFLVRKPRQQTPFIRISDGNEAAFSEENLPQLQLMRKTFLEDEAVNRYVASPDEAWDAMLELNDGGMRRMADYLSTVARPEVKLERIAEQLQEIRDELIEGGLGNWYQPDGEEDAAKKAQIARDILDVLKKRSGMHGELLLRLVPTRRDLQALYLQQTTLPVQEEAPEELDIFDIGVGAAFGAEAPAATTYSHEIAFAHQSVQHWINHLRGLSESPALLNYINLPRPIIDALADELITALLRLRIEEKLVEAMTNTEQAGVLLEQMVDRQVSRILHVMGDFITWLGYLEMPAAKRPTRLNMPDQHIFTRPSQCDSVVWKDDERLARLTPQQLNYTAMFIIDWLVGLESLITENAGHSAGREISVAQNEKLGAIIRQIQTSQE; from the coding sequence ATGAACAGCATCAATTCGAAGCAAATTATCCAGGGCTGGCAGGGCGTTGAACGCGGTGCCGGTGAAGCGATTGAGTGGATCAACGCGGTGCGCCAGAATGCGCCGCGTCTTAATACCGAAGCCGACCGTCTGACGATTAACCTCCGCCGCAGCCGTAACAAGGCGCGCCGTCTGGCGCTGGCAGCGGCAAAACCGATGACCATCGGCTTCTTTGGCCTGTCGCAGGCGGGCAAATCCTACCTGATTTCCGCACTGGCGGCGGGTGAAAACGGCAAGCTGGAGACCCGCCTCGGCGGTAAGCAGCTCGATTTTCTGACCCACATCAACCCGCCGGGCGGCGGCAAAGAGGCAACCGGCCTGGTGACGCGCTTTAGCCGTCGTCAGGTTGGCGGCGACGAGCGCTGGCCGGTGACGCTGCAACTGTTTAGCGAAATCGAGATGGGCAAAATTCTCGCCAACGCCTTTATCCATGATTTTAATCAGGAAAAATTCGACTGGCAGTATGACGAAGGGCGCATCAACGATCTGCTGGCCTCGCTGACCAAACGCCGTCGCCCAACCCGCGTGGCGGGCATCAGTGAAGATGATGTCGTCTCGCTGTGGGATTACCTGAGCCGCCATGCGGAAAAAAGCCAGAGCCGCTTAGCGCTGCACTACTGGCCGCAGGCGATTACGCTGGCGCCGTGGCTGACGCCGGAGGATCGCGGCCAGCTCTTCTCGGTGTTATGGGGCGAGGTGGCAGGGCTGACCGAAGCTTATATCCGTTTTGCGCAAACCCTGCATCGGCTAGGCGGCGCGCAGGAAGTGTGGGCACCGTTAAGCACGCTGGTCAGCGAAGAGAATGGCCTGCTGGTGCAGCGCGACAGCATTATGAATGTCGACATGCTGGAGCGGCTAAATACAGAGACCGATATCCGCATTGAGGTCTGCCCGGTGGTGCAGGGCCAGGCCGCAGCGCCCGTCACCCTCTCGCTGGCAGAATTAACGGCATTAACCGTTGAGTTGCATATCCCGCTGGTCGCCTCGACCCGCGAGCCGCTGTTTGAGACCGTCGATCTGCTCGATTTCCCCGGTTATCGCGGGCGCCTCGGCGTTGAGTCGATGGATGACACTCGCCGCGCGGTTAATAACGAAGAGAGCAACCCGCTGGCGCAGCTGATTTTACGTGGCAAAGTCGCTTATCTCTTTGAGCGCTATACCGAAAACCAGGAGATGAACGTCCTGGTGGTCTGTACAGCCTCGACCAAGCAGTCGGATGTGAAAGAGGTGGGCGGCGTGCTCGATGAGTGGATCCGCTACACCCAGGGCGCCGACGCCGAGGCGCGCGGCCGCCGTCTGCCGGGGCTAATTTGGGCGCTGACCATGTTCGATCTGCGCATCAGCCAGGGGCTGTCGCAAGAGGAGGCAATCCTGCGACAATCCTGGGGGCTGGGGGGGATGATCAAAATGGCAATGACCGAGCGCTTCGGTCAGTACAAATGGATGCAGGAGTGGCAGCGCGGACAGGCGTTTAACAACACCTTCCTTGTGCGCAAGCCGCGCCAGCAGACGCCGTTTATTCGTATTAGCGACGGTAACGAAGCGGCATTTAGCGAAGAGAACCTGCCGCAGCTCCAGCTGATGCGCAAAACCTTCCTCGAAGATGAAGCGGTCAATCGCTATGTCGCCTCGCCGGACGAAGCCTGGGACGCGATGCTCGAGCTTAACGACGGCGGGATGCGCCGTATGGCTGATTACCTCTCGACCGTTGCGCGTCCGGAAGTGAAGCTCGAGCGCATTGCCGAGCAGTTGCAGGAGATCCGCGATGAGCTGATCGAGGGCGGTTTAGGCAACTGGTATCAGCCAGACGGCGAAGAGGATGCGGCGAAAAAGGCGCAGATTGCCCGCGACATTCTGGATGTGCTGAAAAAACGCAGCGGTATGCACGGCGAGCTATTGCTGCGCCTGGTGCCGACGCGCCGCGATTTGCAGGCACTCTATCTGCAACAAACCACACTGCCGGTGCAGGAAGAGGCGCCTGAAGAGCTGGATATTTTCGATATCGGTGTTGGCGCTGCCTTTGGGGCTGAAGCACCTGCGGCAACGACCTATAGCCACGAAATTGCCTTCGCGCATCAGAGCGTACAGCACTGGATCAACCATCTACGCGGCTTGTCGGAAAGCCCGGCGTTGCTCAACTACATCAATTTACCGCGCCCGATTATCGACGCGCTGGCCGATGAACTGATTACCGCCCTGCTCCGTCTGCGCATCGAAGAGAAGCTCGTTGAGGCGATGACCAATACCGAGCAGGCAGGCGTGTTGCTGGAGCAGATGGTGGACCGTCAGGTGTCGCGCATCCTGCATGTGATGGGCGATTTTATTACCTGGCTTGGGTACCTCGAGATGCCCGCAGCGAAACGCCCGACACGCTTGAATATGCCGGATCAGCACATTTTCACCCGCCCCTCTCAGTGCGACAGCGTGGTGTGGAAAGACGACGAGCGCCTGGCACGTTTAACGCCGCAACAACTGAACTACACCGCCATGTTCATTATCGACTGGCTGGTGGGACTGGAGTCGCTGATTACCGAGAACGCGGGCCATTCGGCCGGTCGGGAGATCAGCGTGGCGCAGAACGAAAAACTGGGCGCCATCATCCGTCAGATTCAGACTTCACAGGAGTAA
- a CDS encoding vWA domain-containing protein, protein MKTRVWLGGFLCLTAATMGAHAADQKPLLQEGKHSLYQRVLTYPGCQLAPKAGEAGKEQPAFSRFYVYQRSKQGQDEWLQVGPDSFGHVSGWLKAACTVDWKMQLTLAFTNPAGRHPMLFFRDKSDVESLLNTPKPAAALDPLLANLKSNKPVPQVLAKEPDYMVDQQKNFYLLPVLGSDDVFTDSGFQVRVLNVASVSEKAPEKAAKAADEKNMMKGFSASVVFVIDSTISMGPYIDRTKEAIDKIYQRIEKEHLQDQVKFGLVAFRSNVKAVPGLEYDSKMYVDPNTVKDGKDFLAKVHDLKQATVSSSKVDEDAYGGVMTALDKVDWTQFGARYVILITDAGALEGGDNLSSTHLDAAQVRQEAAYRGVALYTLHLKTPSGKKNHAAAEAQYQDLTLNPFLHKPLYYPIDSGDVNNFGTMVDSLANAITGQIKTAWSGEETAGSALGASEEYAGKKADPLLSDADKLSKAMRLAYLGEKQGTQAPPVFKSWISDRDLVNQNIPATEVRVLLTKSELSDLSDVMKKIVNAANEGLISPDDMFASLRSLAATMGNDPNQAKSKNATRLGELGLLGEYIEGLPYLSEVLSLDEETWKSWDGLEQERFIRRLNTKLNYYQRYNQDVDRWISLAPDSDPRDNVYPVPLENLP, encoded by the coding sequence ATGAAAACGAGAGTCTGGCTGGGCGGATTCCTGTGCTTAACGGCCGCCACCATGGGCGCGCACGCCGCCGATCAAAAACCGCTGCTGCAAGAGGGGAAACATAGCCTTTATCAGCGTGTTCTCACCTACCCGGGCTGCCAGCTGGCACCGAAAGCGGGCGAGGCCGGTAAAGAGCAGCCGGCGTTTAGCCGCTTCTACGTTTATCAGCGTAGCAAGCAGGGCCAGGATGAGTGGTTGCAGGTGGGGCCGGATAGCTTCGGTCATGTTTCCGGCTGGCTTAAAGCCGCCTGTACCGTCGACTGGAAGATGCAGCTCACGCTGGCCTTTACCAACCCGGCGGGTCGCCACCCGATGCTCTTTTTCCGCGATAAGAGCGACGTCGAATCGTTGCTGAATACCCCTAAACCGGCCGCCGCGCTCGATCCGTTATTGGCCAATCTGAAGAGCAATAAACCCGTGCCGCAGGTGCTGGCGAAAGAGCCGGATTACATGGTCGATCAGCAGAAAAACTTCTACCTGCTGCCAGTGTTAGGCTCTGACGATGTCTTTACCGACAGCGGTTTCCAGGTGCGCGTGCTTAATGTCGCCTCGGTCAGTGAAAAAGCGCCGGAGAAAGCGGCAAAAGCGGCTGACGAGAAGAACATGATGAAGGGCTTTTCGGCGTCGGTGGTGTTTGTAATCGACTCCACCATTTCGATGGGCCCCTATATCGACCGCACTAAAGAGGCGATCGATAAGATCTATCAGCGCATTGAAAAGGAGCACCTCCAGGATCAGGTGAAGTTCGGGCTGGTGGCCTTCCGCTCTAATGTCAAAGCCGTGCCGGGGCTGGAGTATGACAGCAAGATGTATGTCGACCCCAATACGGTGAAAGATGGCAAAGATTTCCTCGCCAAAGTACACGATCTCAAGCAAGCCACGGTCTCCAGCAGCAAAGTGGATGAGGATGCTTATGGCGGTGTGATGACGGCGCTTGATAAGGTCGACTGGACGCAGTTTGGCGCACGTTACGTGATCCTGATTACCGACGCCGGCGCGCTGGAGGGCGGAGATAATCTCTCCTCTACACATCTTGATGCCGCACAGGTTCGCCAGGAAGCGGCCTATCGTGGTGTGGCGCTTTATACCCTGCATCTCAAAACCCCGAGCGGTAAGAAAAACCATGCTGCTGCCGAGGCGCAGTATCAGGATCTGACGCTCAACCCGTTCCTGCATAAACCGCTCTACTACCCGATCGACTCCGGCGATGTGAACAACTTCGGCACCATGGTCGATAGCCTGGCGAACGCCATCACTGGCCAGATCAAAACCGCCTGGAGCGGGGAAGAGACGGCGGGCAGCGCGCTGGGCGCCAGCGAAGAGTATGCCGGTAAGAAAGCCGACCCGCTGCTGAGCGATGCGGACAAGCTGAGCAAAGCGATGCGCCTTGCCTATCTCGGTGAAAAACAGGGGACCCAGGCACCGCCGGTGTTTAAATCCTGGATCAGCGATCGCGATTTGGTGAACCAGAACATTCCCGCCACTGAAGTGCGTGTCCTGCTGACCAAAAGCGAGTTGAGCGATCTGAGCGATGTGATGAAGAAGATCGTCAACGCCGCCAACGAAGGGTTGATCTCGCCGGACGATATGTTCGCCAGCCTGCGTTCGCTGGCCGCAACGATGGGCAACGATCCGAACCAGGCGAAAAGCAAAAATGCCACACGCTTAGGTGAATTGGGTCTGCTGGGTGAATACATCGAAGGGCTGCCGTACCTGAGTGAAGTGCTGAGCCTTGATGAAGAGACCTGGAAGAGCTGGGATGGCCTTGAGCAGGAGCGATTTATTCGCCGTCTCAATACCAAGCTGAACTACTACCAACGCTATAACCAGGATGTTGACCGCTGGATCTCGCTGGCACCGGATAGCGATCCGCGTGACAACGTCTACCCTGTGCCGCTGGAAAACCTGCCGTAA
- a CDS encoding ABC transporter ATP-binding protein → MLHIRAMAIRRGGTQGYRVSLPELTLAPGEVVALTGPSGCGKSTLLEMMGAILRPEELSEYRLGERDLTPALLADDEAALSGIRARDLGFVLQHGGLLPWLTVQENITLTRRLVGQTVQSPWLKTAIDRLGIAPLLHQLPSRLSIGERQRVAFVRAIAHQPRLLLADEPTAALDPDNASRLFALMIEMVRAMEMAAVIVSHDWQRVSECNLRCYRAVMQEGQSVFQPA, encoded by the coding sequence ATGCTACACATACGCGCAATGGCGATCCGTCGCGGCGGCACGCAGGGCTACCGGGTCTCGCTACCGGAGCTGACGCTGGCACCCGGTGAAGTGGTGGCGCTTACCGGCCCCAGCGGCTGCGGTAAGAGCACCCTGCTGGAGATGATGGGCGCGATCCTGCGCCCGGAAGAGCTGTCGGAGTATCGCCTCGGCGAGCGGGATCTTACCCCGGCGCTGCTCGCGGATGATGAAGCCGCGCTGTCGGGTATCCGCGCACGGGATCTCGGCTTTGTACTCCAGCACGGCGGGCTGCTGCCGTGGCTAACGGTGCAGGAGAACATCACCCTCACCCGTCGGCTGGTCGGGCAAACGGTGCAATCGCCGTGGCTTAAGACCGCTATCGATCGGCTCGGCATTGCGCCGCTGCTGCATCAGCTGCCTTCCCGCCTGTCTATTGGCGAGCGTCAGCGCGTGGCGTTTGTGCGCGCTATCGCCCACCAGCCGCGCCTGCTGCTGGCAGATGAGCCAACCGCTGCGCTCGATCCCGATAACGCCAGCCGGCTGTTTGCGCTAATGATTGAGATGGTGCGGGCAATGGAGATGGCGGCGGTGATCGTCAGCCATGACTGGCAGCGGGTGAGCGAGTGTAATCTGCGCTGTTATCGCGCCGTGATGCAGGAGGGGCAAAGTGTCTTCCAGCCTGCCTGA
- a CDS encoding ABC transporter permease, producing MSSSLPETRPRMGLLLNMALRDLIHDRKVALCIVFSLIAVIAPLLLLFGLKNGIVSQLRHDLLDDPRTREVRMTGNGNYDLAWLNALAARPEVGFSIPLTRSLNTQADLVRDGQHFAAGAEVIPSAKGDPLLRESGVLPHGSTVVLSNSAARKLDVKAGDTFRLFISRKRDGQNQRTSLSVSVGAILDEARFARPALFVDLPLLVALEDYRDGFQVQLLGVTDGENARERHNFARARLYAATLDDVAPLAQWLESQHIEAITQAAQIEAVRAIDRVLGVIFAVIAWISASGCIASLIGAFIANIDRKRKDMAVLRLLGLRRQAVTLFIMIQALCLTGVAFIAGLLIYGAGSALFNHLLGANLPESAFVCHLDPGHFAAAFLSVLAVALGVAAIGALRALKIEPAESLREI from the coding sequence GTGTCTTCCAGCCTGCCTGAAACGCGCCCCAGGATGGGGCTACTGCTAAATATGGCGCTGCGCGATCTGATACACGATCGGAAAGTGGCGCTCTGTATTGTCTTCTCGCTGATCGCGGTGATCGCCCCGCTACTTCTCCTGTTTGGCTTAAAGAACGGTATCGTCAGCCAGCTGCGCCACGATCTGCTCGACGATCCACGCACGCGGGAAGTGCGGATGACCGGCAACGGTAACTACGATCTTGCGTGGCTCAATGCGCTCGCGGCACGCCCGGAGGTTGGCTTCTCAATACCGCTTACGCGATCGCTGAATACCCAGGCAGACCTGGTGCGCGACGGGCAACATTTTGCCGCTGGTGCAGAGGTGATCCCTTCCGCGAAAGGCGATCCGCTGCTGCGCGAGAGCGGAGTGCTGCCGCACGGCAGCACGGTAGTACTGAGCAACAGCGCCGCCCGTAAGCTCGACGTGAAAGCGGGCGACACGTTCCGGCTGTTTATCAGCCGTAAACGCGACGGGCAGAACCAGCGCACATCGCTCTCCGTCAGCGTCGGTGCCATTCTCGACGAGGCGCGCTTTGCCCGCCCTGCGCTATTTGTCGACCTGCCTCTGCTGGTGGCGCTGGAAGATTATCGCGACGGTTTCCAGGTGCAGCTGCTCGGCGTTACCGACGGTGAAAACGCGCGCGAGCGGCATAACTTTGCGCGGGCGCGGCTCTATGCCGCCACGCTGGATGATGTTGCACCCCTGGCGCAATGGCTTGAGTCGCAGCATATCGAAGCGATAACCCAGGCCGCGCAGATTGAAGCGGTGCGCGCCATCGATCGCGTGCTGGGGGTGATTTTCGCGGTGATCGCCTGGATCTCGGCCTCAGGCTGCATTGCGTCGCTTATTGGCGCGTTTATCGCCAATATCGATCGTAAACGCAAAGATATGGCAGTGCTGCGCCTGCTCGGTTTGCGCCGCCAGGCGGTGACGCTGTTCATCATGATCCAGGCGCTCTGCCTGACGGGCGTTGCGTTTATTGCTGGCCTGTTGATTTATGGCGCGGGCAGCGCGCTGTTTAACCACCTTCTGGGCGCTAATCTCCCCGAAAGCGCTTTTGTTTGTCACCTTGATCCTGGCCACTTTGCCGCCGCCTTCCTGAGCGTGCTGGCCGTGGCGCTGGGCGTTGCCGCGATTGGCGCGCTGCGGGCGTTAAAGATCGAACCTGCGGAGAGTTTACGTGAAATTTAA
- a CDS encoding SUMF1/EgtB/PvdO family nonheme iron enzyme, with protein sequence MKFNLLLTLAAAGLGFSCAANATWDEKFWNPKPLADDVILPLPCDGAMAFRKVAIPLDKPLADYSITLGEEGNEWGYIEQSRPDHIAGSFPQEKKEKGRYYLMAKYELTDLQYRALSGDCAKPDIKGRLPKVNIGWMDAMSIADKYNLWLRKEKPDALPQDDKQPGFLRLPTETEWEFAARGGLSVSSAEFRDRHFPMPEGLNGYVWFAGAQSANNKLQLTGLLKPNPLGLHDMLGNVGEMMFEPFRLNKLDRLHGKAGGYIVRGGSYLTPQADIRSSLRGEEPYYTAQGENSSKANGMRLVLVSTTLTSRDRIKEIEKEWQALGTESKAAKKPGEGADSLQNLNAISAKVQDEGVKKELESLRNELRANSQLRDEQRDQAIRTSLQLGAFLCTKMKDDGEFLDRLNQLYSKTCAAGSQLDANCSRRQEQLDQHKKALEFITSYYADTLVDMGTTYNKSLIDPQMTVVQQQMAARGKTNLNGYLNTYWGNLQGYWKDGKVARDAWLSACKKNN encoded by the coding sequence GTGAAATTTAACCTCTTACTGACGCTGGCTGCGGCCGGGTTAGGCTTTTCCTGCGCGGCAAACGCAACGTGGGATGAGAAGTTCTGGAATCCAAAACCCTTGGCTGATGATGTGATCCTGCCGCTGCCCTGCGATGGCGCAATGGCGTTTCGTAAGGTTGCTATTCCTCTGGATAAGCCGTTAGCCGATTACAGCATTACGCTTGGCGAAGAGGGCAACGAGTGGGGCTATATCGAACAGTCACGCCCGGACCATATCGCCGGTAGCTTCCCGCAAGAGAAGAAAGAGAAAGGCCGTTACTACCTGATGGCCAAATATGAGCTGACGGATTTGCAGTATCGCGCACTCTCCGGTGATTGCGCCAAACCCGATATCAAAGGTCGTCTGCCGAAGGTCAATATCGGCTGGATGGACGCCATGTCGATTGCCGATAAATACAACCTGTGGCTGCGAAAAGAGAAGCCGGACGCACTGCCGCAGGATGATAAGCAGCCGGGCTTTTTACGTCTGCCGACGGAAACCGAATGGGAGTTTGCCGCGCGCGGCGGGCTGTCTGTCTCGTCGGCGGAGTTTCGCGATCGCCACTTCCCGATGCCGGAAGGCCTGAATGGCTATGTCTGGTTCGCGGGGGCGCAGTCAGCAAATAACAAACTTCAGCTTACCGGCCTGCTTAAACCGAACCCGCTGGGTCTGCACGATATGCTCGGCAACGTTGGCGAAATGATGTTTGAGCCGTTTCGCTTAAATAAACTTGACCGCCTGCATGGCAAAGCGGGCGGCTATATCGTGCGCGGCGGCAGCTACTTAACGCCGCAGGCCGATATTCGCAGTTCGCTGCGCGGGGAAGAGCCCTATTACACCGCGCAAGGTGAGAACAGCAGCAAAGCGAACGGCATGCGCCTGGTACTGGTCTCAACCACCCTCACCTCGCGGGATCGCATCAAAGAGATTGAAAAAGAGTGGCAGGCGCTGGGTACCGAGAGCAAAGCGGCGAAGAAACCGGGCGAAGGCGCGGACTCATTACAGAACCTGAATGCCATCTCCGCCAAAGTGCAGGATGAAGGTGTGAAAAAGGAGCTGGAGTCGCTGCGTAATGAACTGCGAGCCAATAGCCAGCTGCGGGATGAGCAACGCGACCAGGCGATCCGCACCTCTTTGCAGCTGGGCGCCTTTTTGTGCACCAAGATGAAAGATGACGGCGAGTTTCTCGATCGCCTTAACCAGCTTTATAGCAAAACGTGTGCCGCCGGGAGCCAGCTGGATGCCAACTGTTCGCGTCGCCAGGAGCAGCTCGATCAGCATAAAAAAGCGCTGGAGTTTATCACCAGCTATTACGCCGACACGCTGGTGGATATGGGCACGACCTATAACAAGAGCCTGATCGATCCGCAGATGACCGTCGTGCAGCAACAGATGGCGGCGCGCGGTAAAACCAATCTGAATGGTTACCTGAATACCTACTGGGGCAACCTTCAGGGCTACTGGAAAGATGGCAAAGTGGCGCGCGATGCGTGGCTGAGCGCTTGTAAAAAAAATAATTAA